Part of the Mytilus edulis chromosome 9, xbMytEdul2.2, whole genome shotgun sequence genome, GTGTTCTACAAGGATAACCAGTCCTTAATCTTTCATTTGATACCTAAATCATTAATATATGTTCTACATTATTTGATATTTACACCTATCCGTAAGAactattttgtattaaatatgtACTATTGTGTTCATTTTGACTGGGCCCGAGTTAAAGGGGGTACATCTTACAAAGAATCCTACCTGACTTATTTGATCCAATCAGACAGAGCCGTCTTGAACTTGCAGTTAGATTAGTGTTTACTCCGTGTTATACGCCTTACTGTGACTTTGAGACGAAGAGCATCAATTAAGCGTTGTTTCTTTGCTTTCTGGGTAttttatgttgtacatgtaaTGATTTCGTGTCATAGGTGTATACCCCAAATCCTTACTTTTCTATTATGAATACCAAGGATGCATAGCGGCTTGAATACGAGAGGAATTGTTTGACCGAAAAAGGTTACTGAGGTTCTAGATGGTGTtcctttatttctgtattctttttttatgGTATTCATCtcttttgtttatactttttgcccattattctctattccttatactttttgcccattattctctattccttatatttaagcacctcattattttttattctttacttttctgtctatttttctctattattcTCTCATTAATCTCTATTTGGTAAACCTCCATCCGAACTATGGAGCTGGGATattagtttcttaataatggTTGAATTAAGAATTGCTTAAACAAATCAGTACCAAAGCACTGcctattgtaattattgtaattATACCGCACAATTATGTGGTTGTATTCTTTccagttatacatgttatatttgcaGAGAACTCCGCTAAAAACCGGAGCTAGGGGCCGTCTTAAACTTGATGTGAGTTGAGATGAAGACcagcaataaaagcgctgttcctttgctttttgtgtgtgtTATGTCTTTTTGCTGTGCAggaactgattttgtgtcatggatggaacCCGATATTCTCTTTTTTCTATGGTTAAATGATCCTGTTTCTACTAGCTTACATCTTTATTTTTTCAGATTCTATGGACATTTTCTATATACTTGGAGTGCGTGGCAATGCTTCCACAATTTTGGATGATGATCTGGAACGGTGAAGCAGGAAGATTTGTCTGTTTTTACCTTTGTGCAATGGGATCTTATCGTGTTTTTTATATTATGCACTGGATCTACATAGAAAACTCAAACGGGGGAAATTTGAACTTAATTTCGTTTATCTCGGGAAACTTACAGAGTTGCTTATACTGGGTATTTTTGACAGTGTATATAAATAAACTGCGTGAATCAAGGTACGTATATAAAAGAGTGAATCAGTAAGTAAATGTCACTGGTATACTTGTGGCTAATTACTAAAAATACCAACACATGTGGCTGTTATCCATTGGTGATGGTGATTgttcgtctcatttttttttcaatgaatagtTTAAAACAGAAGTTAACGGAAATATTTAGATTATCCCAAAATCAGATTATGGAGGTCCTCATTGATGGGTATcctaaatttaaatattggtgTGTCTGAAATATTTCTGGACCTCCTTAATTTTGACTTGATTGCCTTATATATATAGTAAccgtaaaataaaaatatagcaaGGGAAAGGCTGAAAATACCCATGAATGAGCATCTCCATGTAGAAAGTCACTGAAGAGAACCTAAGGTTCTCAGAAGGGATATCAAAGTTACCAACTAGTATACTATAttcattcacttcatttgaattcTGGTAAATAGTAGGCATTGTTGGTTTGGGGAAGggaatttataaacaaaatatatacaatgaaAATTGCATTTTTGGAAAAAGCATACATAGTACTTGAatactttcatttttcaaattctaaaaatatatgtttgtataTGCAATATGCAGTTAACTTTACCAGCAACTTAAGTTcatttgataatttgttttgaaatattttttaggaaacagaaaataaaacctTCGTCAACACTTCAAGATGGGCTTATAATGACGTTATCACCACGATGGCCAGGATTTGGAGTTCAGAGAGATTTGTAAAAAGTTACTTGTTACCCATACATGAATAATATGGTTCGAAACTTTTCAGCTAATCCGGTGTAATTTTACATAGAAGTGTATTTAGTTATGAAGGATCAAATCATCATGTTCATGAACACAACAAGCATTGTAGTCAAAGAGCTGTTGTAGACTTCCTATAGCGCTCCAGATGTCTTGTGTGTACCGTTTGATTTAATGACGCCATACCGCAATTTTTGATACAATAACTAAATATTCTATTATGACGACCTATATATGACATATATCATCTGCAACCAGAATAATCACAGTATATCTACTTTTTAGTGAAAGCGCAAAAATACTCAAAACTGGCTGTTCCACGTAACTTATAAATACGGCCGGTTATCTCAATTTGATACATCAAATTCCGTATTGTACGTAGGCCAAGTTACAGATACAATATACCTATTTCTATTCTAAAGCAAAATAAGCAATTTAgtacatttcaatttattttttggtgTAAAATTCCATAAAACAAAAATTCCGCGAAATGATGTTATCGTCTTTGCATGGCAACTATAAACCAGGTGACGTTAAATGCTTTCATACTTCTGATCTTCCTCATCAAAATTAGAAATAATGTAAACACCGGGCGTTGTAAGGCTAGCTTCTTGTATGCcatataatgcaattaaattacataaaaagagcatttatataattagttgaatatgtaattattttttaaaatttattattgaatAATCTAATAGTACTAATATTATCAATAGGGTAAAAACGTTATAGCAGTATCGTTTGTATAGGGCTTTCACGGTTAACAAACTTGCCGAATTTGTCCTTTAAGGTTCGAAATAATTATTTTCGTTTAACCATGTGTTGTgcattaaaatttgtattttaccCCTTGCTGTCGCTCGGAATAAAATTAAATCTTACAAAATGTCAAACCCATGCTTAAATAAAAACAAgtctacggctgccatgaattatttctagAATAGTCTTAGATATTTGGATAATATTTTGactctcaatattgacgacttcggTTTTGTACACTGCAAACTTTATATATGTATTCTGTTGAACTTAActtaaataaagctaatattaaaatttttgTATCTTAATATCTATAACGGGAAGCTTTAGTCTTACATTTTAcaataaaacgatttttttttcatttcattaaatgaaatatttgtttcaatctaattaaaataaagATCTCAGATTACGCTATACTTCATGTGTACTCACCGTCTAAAAGcgaatacaatttaattaaaatatagatctccgattacgttatactacatatgtaaTAACAATCTAAAAACGAATATAATCtaaataaaatatagatctctgattacgttatactacatatgtagATTGTATTCGTTTTTAAATGGTGAGGTTCCCTTGGTATCATAGTATGGGGTTTATATATCTCAATGTGTACGATTCGCTTTGCTCGTgtatatgtaaataaaggcaatagtggTAAACCGCCGTTcaacgtatttgattttaacgaaagaaatgtCTGTTTTACTgataaattattacaccagggttacATTGATATCACAAACTTTTCAAAACTGTTTGACTAAATTGTATCGTCGGCAGAAgtacatcatttgtaaatatgaATTAAGGTGCAGACATCACATATGCGTTTTTCACATCCTATCTTTTGTGCTTgtattctatacaaagcacatAAAAGTAGTCATTCACATCAAAAGcaaaccaaacctttaaacagacttaatTGCAAGTGATAAAGTTACGATAAAGTtatcaagtcattaaagatggcaatctttattaattaaaattgattcacttataggtcTTTACATCGGAAATTAGCACATATATTTTAataaccagttgttggcatggtAAAGCCTATGTTCTTATTGTAAAATTTATAATGACATGATATCATAAACCTAACGGGAGGAATTGTGGTTGATATGATTTTTCTCGCTGCTTTGAAGACCCATCTGTGGTCTTTGGTTAGGTTGTTGTCTTTTACAAATTCACCTTTTCCATTCCCTAGCATACTCAGTATCTATGCCATACGAACTTTCTCTTTGAAAATAAGAGCAcctcttaaattattttttaatatttttgataaataaatgtaTTGCATTTCGCAGGTTGACACTATGTTTTGctctatttatttttaatttgaaagaaattatgtaaaaaaaatcagggAATCAGAGCTGCGTTTCCTTTCAGTGAAGTCACTACATGAAGAACAGTTGAattttaattctgtttttttaCAACTGTTTCTAAAcattaatttatcatatttttttaaaagaattaagtTAGTTGCTGTATTTTGtctgttgttttgtttatattttatgaattatatttCCCATAAAAACGTTGtaatctgtttttgtttttaatttgcttgttttttttctacaaccTTATGTTGTTTCTGTACATTGTTTGGCATATATATGTTTGGAGATCTTTGGATGTATAATTGATTTTAGTTATAAAGGTTTAAGCACATGCTCGGAACTGTCTGAAGGGCAGTGAATACCGTATCCGGCACATTCTTCATGTTTTGTCAAGCAGagtacaaaaataaatactttcaTCTTCAAATCTATGAACTCAATTTTAACACACAAATGGGAAACCACATTACATAATACCATTTAGTAGTTTTTGAAGATTTGCGGCTTATTGAACCAATTTCTACCGTCATGGTAATATATACGGCTTATACCAAACCTTAGCACTTTTTtgtcatgcttttttttttttttatcactaatGGTTTTTTACACCGAGTGctgtttatatctatatatcatatatatcaacAAATTTTAAGCAGGATGTTTACTACAAAATTTAACACGGTATCACTGCAGTATTCTACACATTAATTCGTGTACATTCTTTTTTTGGTCGTTGGTAGATTTTATTCCGACTCTCGGTATGTGCCGTTTATTTCCTTGTtcgttttttttatcattataatttgGGTTTTATTACGGCATATAATTATTGCGAACCCAATGATAGTTTTCCAAATAGTTATCTCCTCTTCGTCAATCAATTTTACCTTTTGtaagttcacctgttctattgaATGAATACAATAGCTATTGTTCTCCGTGTAGTTGATTCACTGGAACCTTTAAATTTCTTACAAGAGAAATCTATCCCTCATTGGTTAATTTACCTGAATAAAAAAattctctttcaaataaatgaaaatacacttgtacttattcaatataccctggttgttgtttttttattcttcattcaAAACGGAGCTCTTTTTTGTTTTCATGACATGATGTCAATGGTGTATTTATTAGGACATAAATCATTATAATAGATGCCCAAGGTGTATGAAtgtgtgtttttgtttaatttttcaaattctgtaaACCAACTTCTTTTCACAGATAGTTATTCATGTTATCTTATTCCTGTTATGTTGATTTTAAGAAGATACATAGCTCAGAAATCAACATAACATTGTGATTTGAAGATAGATTTCTAATGTTCTTTTATAAGGGAAGACCAACAATTAACATTTGTACAATGATTTATTTGTACTCTTATAATAAGACCCAACAACACAACATTGCTTGTAAAAAATAGTAGGTTTACatatttgcataatttttttcTATCTGTATTTCTTTCAGCTGGATAGCATTAAATAAATAGGGGTAAATGCAGTGTAAAATTAGGAATCTTTTAAGTGATTTCAAATCTTCAAACACTTTATGGAAGTTTTGCCATCATAATAATGAATTTTGCATTTCTTGTGAAGTTATGAATTGTAGAAGCAGTTTGGCCATAATTCAGCAGagttatgttagttttttttccagttttgtTGAATTGGATATTGTCTCGTGTGTTTTTGTTCCATATGCTTTCATTTACATTCACCTCTTATTAATAGTTTAATCaaagaaaatatatgaatataaaaccaATAGAGCAAACCAATTTATTAACTTTATAATAACTGTTTCTGTGTAATTGAGTTTTGAATGCATGTCACTAAGACTACTGTTGTATACGGTTTATACATCAAACTTTTTACTTTATCACTTAAACTTCCTAattattttccattgaaattttCATCAGAATCACTGAAGCTAAATATGTAGGGTTTCAAGTTACTACACTCCAGAGGTATCTACGATTTTTTTAGTATATCCACTAAGTGCAAATTAGCAATTAATCTGAATATTGTACATCTACACCATCTAAACCTTACAAACTAATGAATATATCTTCGTTTGTTGCCAGCTAACAAGTACTAGTTTAACAAAATGACTTAAGAGTTATCTCCACTTTGAAATTATCACTAACATTTTAAACATCaaaactttttataaaacaaataaaagttacATAGGTGGTGATCCTTTTGGTAGTGGTGGATTGGTAGATTGTAGTAGTACATTTGAGGATATCCGTATGGCATAAATGGGTACATATAATTTGGTTGATATAAACTTGACTGTGCAGACATTGCTTGACCAGATGAAACTGGACGGGTTATGGTACAAGTGGTAACTAGAATTTTTAAAGCAGTTGTTGTTTTCCTAGGACTTGCACTTCTGGTTTTAGCAGATTCATGTGTGACATTACTGTTATCATCAAAAATGTTTAATGACGACTTTCTTTTAAATGTGCTGACAATTCCAAGTGCTTCAGGGAGTTCCACATTACCCTGTTTTTTGGTCATGTTGTGGGATCTTGCAGTTGTAGAATTCCTTAAGTGTTATCAAATCTCTCATCAATAAGTTTGTGCACAATGAATATTTCATTGGATTGATTGCTATTGGATTGATTGCTTTCAATCTAAGTTTTATTAGGCTCATGAATGAGGACTGCGACCTCTCTGCAAATGTATCCATTTGTTCTTTTTCACTTTTGACCGCTGTTATGTCACGGTTCAAATCTCTGATTTCTTTTCCGTCTCCTTTTTCTTTCTACTAACCTCTGGTTTGTGTTTGTCTCTCCTACCAAAATATACCCATGAGGTACATATTTCTTTCATACAATGGGATCTTTCCTAATTTCCATCCGACGTATGGCCTCGAACATGAAAAATTGAACATGTCTGGGTTTTATAAGGCCCTTCAGGCTCGGGTTAGGGAATGAACTTTTCAATATCTTTCTGAGCTGCAAGAGTTTTCCCAAATTTGTCATTTGATTCTTTCAGTTTATCTGCCTGTTTCTCTTGGATCTTTGGTAGACTTCCTTTGTCTTCATCTCCTCTGCTTGGTTATTTGTTATAATTATAGCTAATCACAGGGTTTTGTGCTGGTagcagttttcaaatttttaactgCAACTTCAATCTTTGTCCTATGACCTAGGGGCATACTCTCATGTGGGAACATGGTTAACAGGTCTTCCATTGTCCAGTGTGCAGATAGTTTCAACATGTGTAAATCCATGTTCATTAAATGTGGCAGAGTACTTCTTACAGTCTGGACCAAGTTGTAAGAAAACGTCTTCAGATGTCATTTCGAAActcattattgccaaaaatgggTCTTACTTTCCATGAGAACAAATTTTCtaatgccaatttttttttagacttgGTTTATTAGAAATTAACAGGACGACTCAAATTTAAGATGGAGGTGTTTTCATAGTATGTGTATCTTATGAAGGTAAATGTTTTTACCTATCTTCACCTGTAAAATGGAACAAACACTAGAACAGGTGGACAATACCATCATCAGTTAAAATAAATGCTAGTTGCATGAATTTTAAGAATGGATTTTAAGGAAAAACAAGACAGGCCATATGTAGGGGAAAAAATACCTCAAATtgaaataactatatatatattattaaaaacaaTTGTGGTGTTGAAAATGACTATAAAGTAAAGCAGCCTTAAAGGGACGTCATGACCGATGAAGTGTTAACAAGTGtggaattatttttattaaaagtcaTCCAAACCATCTTTAATTTATCCTGAAATAAGGAGAAAACTTGTTGTAAATGGTGTTTGCCATCAACAGATTGTTCCATCTGCCATCAACAGAATGTTTCATCTGACATCAACAGAATGTTCAATCTGCCATCAACAGAATGTTCAATCTGCCATCAACAGAATGTTCAATCTGCCATCAACATAATGTTCCATCTGCCATCAACAGAATGTTCCATCTTCCAAATATCTCATATTCTTGTGTATGTGAACTAGGatactcatataaaaaaaatggtgataTATTATCACCATAATTTCTATTGCCAGATGTTTTTATTACAacactttcataaaaaaaaatgaaaagtactTGGATTTTTCAGTCAAAGGTTCTAGAATAACAAAGATATCTTCAAATGCAAAGTATAAAATTAATCTGTTGCATTCAAGATTTGGTGTGGACCATCTTATATTTGGAACtgattggtttgttttttttgctgAGGCTATTGATATCCATAACGATAAACTAGCCAATGAACATCAGCCCATTTTTGTATCTGGAGACACAATCATTATGGACAATTGTGTTTTTCATCATTCACGTATAGTCAACACTGACTTACCTCATCTGCTAAGACCTTCTGAAATTACCTTGAAATATCAACCCCCTTATCACTCTCAACTTAATGCTTGTGAATTTTGCTTTCACGTAATAAAGCAAATATTAAGATCAAACAGTGATTTCAGTTTTACTTCAATTTAGATAAGgaaaatattttaggaattatattattaatttgattaaaaaacactttaattttgaatcttgaataatttttgaaatcttgaaAATTACTTCGAAATTCATTTTGTAAACTAACCCAACTAAATACGGTTAGCCATGCAAACTTGGCTGAGGTTCATTTTACTATAATGAATAATAAAGTATGAACTAACTTATCCCCCCTTAGCCAAGCTAACCCTCCTTAATTAGGTTAGTTTCCATCAAGTATTTCTTATCTATTTtcgagaattcaaaattattccagttTTTCAAGATTACTTGTTTTTATaggattttatttgtatttcctGACTTATAATAATAGGGTAAATTTAAAACAACTGTTACGCCAAGAAGATTTCCATTTTTAACGCTCGGGAATTCGGGATTTTTATCTATCGAGATTTGTATttaagacaacaacaaaaaatagcaTGCGTTGTTTGATAAAAGTTTGATCGGGTATGTAGTCTTTGCAAGAATGATCAAGTATCTTTAACATTTATATGCACAAAACAAAttacattcaatatgaaaataagataaagTATGAACAACAATGAcaacatattttatgaaaattaaactacTGTAACATTGTGTAAGAAAATCAGTGTTAAAAAGGATATCGGACTTGACTgttttcataatatctaatatTGGTTTCTGGTTGACTTTATTGAAAATCAAAACGGGTGCCGATAAAAGAGCAGGGACTGCTTATCCTTCTAGTTAGAGAACTTGCATTAATTCCTGGTTATATAAGATATGTGTTTGTGTTCTTCAAGGGTTTTGGTTTGCAGTTTCCTTTGTTGTGTTcaagttgtttgtttatcaagAACCCAGGTTTTTATGCGGAGCAAAcactacttacccttccggagcacattgGTTTACTCCTGTTATAATCTGTTTTAAACTAAAATCACAAGATTGTATAAATCAAATACAAGGAACAACAGAATGACTAGTTGCACTAAACAGTTTACAATTATTAATTAAtgtaccatatcttcttttttatattaaccaaaGAAGCATCTTTTATTTTA contains:
- the LOC139489005 gene encoding ER lumen protein-retaining receptor 1-like, translated to MTIIQFCGDMLHILAVISLLIYLWKYESLIGISGKSQIMYALVFTTRYMDLFIWPTVYRTIVKVTFIISSYLTVYLIYVKFKHTNDNTNDTFRVKLLVIPACVLAFFVNNQFSIIEILWTFSIYLECVAMLPQFWMMIWNGEAGRFVCFYLCAMGSYRVFYIMHWIYIENSNGGNLNLISFISGNLQSCLYWVFLTVYINKLRESRKQKIKPSSTLQDGLIMTLSPRWPGFGVQRDL